The DNA region GCTGTCCGGGAAGACGTCGACGGCCGCCTGGGCGGCGCTGACCGCCTGGGACTCCGTCGGCGCCGATGAACCCCGCGTGCACGCACCGCACCCTGGCGCGGACCTCTCCGACCTCCCCTTCCAACTGCACGACCGCACCGGGCCCTTCATCGTGTGGCTCGACGACCTGGAGGGCCATCTCGGCCCGCGCGGCTTGACCACGGCGCTGCTCGCCCGCTTCGCCCAGGAGCGGGTCCTCGTCCTCGCCACCATGCGCGACAAGGCGTACGACGAGCACCGCTTCGGCGAAAGACCGGCCGCCCGCGTCCTCAGCGGCGCCCACACCGTCGAGCTGAGCCGCCGCTGGAGCGACGCGGAGCTGCGGCGGCTCGGGGAGGCCGACGACCCGCGCCTCGCGGACGCGCGGGAGTGGCGCGGGAAGCGAGGCGTCACCGAGTACCTCGCCCTCGGCCCCGAGCTGTGGGACGAGTGGCGCAGGGCCCGCCGCGCGCAGGCGCACCCGCGCGGTCATCTGCTGGTGCGGGCGGCCGTGGATCTGGCCCGGTGCGGGCTGCGGCAGGACGTCCCGCTGCCGGTGCTGAGCGCGGTGCAGGAGCTGTACTCGGAGTACTCGGCGCAGAACCCGCACGCGGTGCTTCCCGGTGAGAGCGAGCTCTTCGAGGACGCCCTCGCCTGGGCCACCCGGCCCCGGTACGAGGCGACGGGCCTGCTCGTCCCCGGTGCGACGGAGGGCACGTACCGGGCGTACGGCTCCCTCGTCGCGGACGCCGTCCGCTCCGGCGCGCTCGGAGCGGTGCCGGACGAGGTGTGGGCCGATGTGTGCACGGTGGGGAGTGCGCACGGCCTCGACGTCGCGCCGGTGGCCGAGGCGTGCCGCGCCGCCCTGGCCTCCCGTGGGGCCGAGGGCGACATCGACGCGTGCGTCGTCCTCGGCATCGCCACCGAGTTCGCGGGCGACGTGTCGGAGGCGGAGGGCTGGTACCGCAAGGCCGCCGACCAGGGGCACGCCGGAGCCTGCAACCAGCTGGGTCACATCCTCGCGGGCCGGGGCGCCGCCGTGGAGGCGATCCACTACCTGGAGCAGGCCGCGGCGGGCGGCTGCCAGGACGC from Streptomyces flavofungini includes:
- a CDS encoding zinc-ribbon domain-containing protein, with protein sequence MDCPECRAALPDEDRFCSECGHAFDGGPAGGGLAPARTPPEGPLGRDLPLTRWSRSPRRLSFWDTEPSQASLDLSPLPSEPEEPREPESSPAPTTHNTLSGGVTDGPVIQAGTITGGVTIHSGAPAQAAADNWPRVGRLHRSWFGVRPTSRFGDEPGLPPYVGRDCDGELHRLVGRGLAEGGLVVVTGGPLSGKTSTAAWAALTAWDSVGADEPRVHAPHPGADLSDLPFQLHDRTGPFIVWLDDLEGHLGPRGLTTALLARFAQERVLVLATMRDKAYDEHRFGERPAARVLSGAHTVELSRRWSDAELRRLGEADDPRLADAREWRGKRGVTEYLALGPELWDEWRRARRAQAHPRGHLLVRAAVDLARCGLRQDVPLPVLSAVQELYSEYSAQNPHAVLPGESELFEDALAWATRPRYEATGLLVPGATEGTYRAYGSLVADAVRSGALGAVPDEVWADVCTVGSAHGLDVAPVAEACRAALASRGAEGDIDACVVLGIATEFAGDVSEAEGWYRKAADQGHAGACNQLGHILAGRGAAVEAIHYLEQAAAGGCQDAYVTLGKLHRDRARHWLTKGAEAGDPQAAFHLAELLLRPGRVERSVHWYREAAEAGHRDAGFALNVLRVGITLRPEREDKPAKRRRPAPPTPRPDVPPTPPASR